From Candidatus Mycalebacterium zealandia:
TGAGAGCCACCCTCGGAGAAATCTCTGATGCGTGCGAAAAGGTTTGCGGGCGTTACAAACCCGTTACGCGCACAATTTCAGGCGTTTATTCATCAGAAATAACGGCGGATAACGACTCTTTCGCGCAGGCGTGCGAACTCACCGGGGAGTTTGAAAAAATTGAAGGACGGCGCCCCAGAATCCTCATCGCGAAAACCGGACAAGACGGACACGACAGGGGCGCGAAGGTAATTGCGACAAGTTTTTCAGACATGGGGTTTGAGGTCGGCATAGGTCCTCTTTTCAGCACTCCCGAAGAGGTCGCGAGGCAGGCGCTTGATGAAGACGCGCACATAGTCGGCATATCAAGCCTCGCCGCCGGACACAAAACACTGATACCCCGCATAGTGTCCAAACTGCGCGAATACAACCGCGAAGACATAGTTGTGGTGGCGGGCGGAGTGATACCGCGAAAAGACTACGGATTTCTCGAAAAAGCCGGTGTTTCGCACATATTCGGACCCGGAACGGTCATCTCATCCGCGGCGGTGGAGATAATGAAGCCGCTCATCAGGAAAGCGGCAAAACTGCAAAGCGCAAATGGTTGAAAAAGCGCGGAAAGAAGACGTGGGCTCCATCGTTGAGATGGAAAAAATATGTTTTGACCGGGATGCATGGCCCCTCAAGGTGTTTGAGGAGGAGCTTTCGGGCGGCGCGGCGCGGCGCGCCACTATTGTGAGAGACGCTCGCGGCGGCGTTATCGCCTACTGCTTTTCGCGCATTTTCATTGACGCGATGGAAATCTTCAAAATCGCCGTCCATCCGGTTCACAGAAGAAAAGGTCTTGCGAAACTGCTTCTGCGGGACGCGCTGGAGTGTCTGAAAAGCGGAACCATCTCGCTTGAAGTGGCAACTGACAACAAAGAGGCGATTATGCTGTATTGTGAATTCGGCTTTAGACGGGTCGCCGTGCGCAAAAACTACTATCAGGGCAGCGGAAGAGACGCGCTTGTGATGGAAATGAAAGTCGGCTGACAACAAAAATGGGCGCGCGGAAATCAAGAAGCGAAATCGGAATATGGATTGTTGCCGCAATTGCGGTGTATATGTCGTTTGCGGGGCTTGGAAATGCCGGTTTCTGGGATGACGAAATTGAAACGGCATGGATGTCAAAATCCATTATTGAAAACGGAAGACCGTTCGCATGGAACGGGCGTNNNNNNNNNNNNNNNNNNNNNNNNNNNNNNNNNNNNNNNNNNNNNNNNNNNNNNNNNNNNNNNNNNNNNNNNNNNNNNNNNNNNNNNNNNNNNNNNNNNN
This genomic window contains:
- the rimI gene encoding ribosomal-protein-alanine N-acetyltransferase — encoded protein: MVEKARKEDVGSIVEMEKICFDRDAWPLKVFEEELSGGAARRATIVRDARGGVIAYCFSRIFIDAMEIFKIAVHPVHRRKGLAKLLLRDALECLKSGTISLEVATDNKEAIMLYCEFGFRRVAVRKNYYQGSGRDALVMEMKVG